One genomic region from Buchnera aphidicola (Melanaphis sacchari) encodes:
- the tig gene encoding trigger factor produces MKFFMEKNKDVGHRVRINIPRAIVNKKFIEKCTKINQKTSINGFRKGKVPIKIIEKKYGNTIYYDVFNKLMQKFFQEFLQKEKIKIIGIPKYFIHPDKDTKNDLEYSVIYEEYPYFKIKNINHIQIEKINVNITDNDIKELILKKNKWKKTNRSIKKYDQITINYCIYENNVRIKKIDSENIQFIVLQNNLIAELNTKVLNHFVGDIIFLKLNFSAFHPDKELCNKDVTLKIKILEIKEKEEIIEKIKNDNFFKNNQKTLKNKIKEKVKILTNNYFKSQIIENVIKKNPIKIPPILLKEEINFLYNKNIEEYERKKDNILDQKYHLNLKSLAEKRLKIKLIFDQIITENKISIQESQIQSLIHQISLNYKRPLEIVNLYNKNKTLKKTIEQLALENEIIQLLTKKIKTIEKNLTFNEIKNYKWNKNKEFLA; encoded by the coding sequence ATGAAATTTTTTATGGAAAAAAACAAAGATGTAGGTCATCGTGTTAGAATCAATATTCCAAGAGCAATAGTAAATAAAAAATTTATTGAAAAATGTACTAAAATTAATCAAAAAACCAGTATTAACGGATTCCGAAAAGGAAAAGTTCCTATTAAAATTATAGAAAAAAAATATGGTAATACTATATATTATGATGTATTTAATAAACTAATGCAAAAATTTTTTCAAGAATTCTTGCAGAAAGAAAAAATAAAAATAATTGGTATACCTAAATATTTTATACATCCAGACAAAGATACAAAAAACGACTTAGAATATTCAGTAATTTATGAAGAGTATCCATATTTTAAAATAAAAAATATAAATCACATCCAAATTGAAAAAATTAACGTTAATATAACAGATAATGATATAAAAGAACTTATATTAAAAAAAAATAAGTGGAAAAAAACAAATAGATCAATAAAAAAATATGATCAAATTACGATTAATTATTGTATATATGAAAACAACGTAAGAATAAAAAAAATTGATTCTGAAAATATTCAATTTATAGTGCTACAAAACAACCTAATCGCAGAACTTAATACAAAAGTTTTAAATCATTTTGTAGGCGATATTATTTTTTTAAAATTAAATTTTTCAGCATTTCACCCTGATAAAGAACTATGTAATAAAGATGTTACACTTAAAATTAAAATACTAGAAATAAAAGAAAAAGAAGAAATAATAGAAAAAATAAAAAATGATAATTTTTTCAAAAACAATCAAAAAACTTTAAAAAATAAAATTAAAGAAAAAGTAAAAATATTAACTAATAACTATTTTAAAAGTCAAATTATAGAAAATGTAATAAAAAAAAATCCAATAAAAATACCACCTATATTATTAAAAGAAGAAATAAATTTTTTATATAATAAAAATATTGAAGAATATGAAAGAAAAAAAGATAATATATTAGATCAAAAGTATCATTTAAATCTTAAATCATTAGCTGAAAAAAGATTAAAAATTAAGTTAATTTTCGATCAGATAATAACTGAAAATAAAATATCTATTCAAGAAAGTCAAATTCAATCATTAATACACCAAATATCTTTAAACTATAAAAGACCTTTAGAAATTGTTAATCTATACAATAAAAATAAAACTCTAAAAAAAACAATAGAACAATTGGCACTAGAAAATGAAATAATACAGCTTTTAACAAAAAAAATTAAAACTATAGAGAAAAATTTAACTTTTAATGAAATTAAAAATTACAAATGGAATAAAAATAAAGAATTTCTTGCGTAA
- a CDS encoding BolA/IbaG family iron-sulfur metabolism protein, with amino-acid sequence MSLKKIENYLKDNVKTYFFKIFDDSKFHNRIYNQNILTHIKIIIVSDDFLNKNYVLRHQMIFEHLKKINKKKIYSITLYTYTLNEWNIKKKIDFKSTKCIKIN; translated from the coding sequence ATGAGTTTAAAAAAAATAGAAAACTACCTAAAAGATAATGTAAAAACATATTTTTTTAAAATTTTTGATGATAGTAAATTCCACAATAGAATATATAATCAAAATATTTTAACACATATAAAAATAATTATTGTCAGTGATGACTTTCTGAATAAAAATTATGTTCTAAGACATCAAATGATATTTGAACATTTAAAAAAAATAAACAAAAAAAAAATATATTCTATTACATTGTATACTTACACTTTAAATGAGTGGAATATCAAAAAAAAAATTGATTTTAAATCAACAAAATGTATAAAAATTAATTAA
- the cyoA gene encoding ubiquinol oxidase subunit II: MIYMNLNNFFKGFLLILISFILHGCNSFTLFNPRGLIAAQESSLILIAFLMMLLIIIPVIFMTIYFSVKYRSNNKNQIYKPNWCDSRTIETIVWIVPILIVSFLGFLTWNYSHTLDPKKPIYSNYQPLTIDVVALDWRWLFIYPEYHIATINEIAFPTNRPIVFHITSHSVMNSFFIPSLGSQVYAMPGMLTTLNLISSSPGKYRGISSNYSGRGFSNMKFVVSSLPDVKSFLNWIEKIKNSPNQLNTFESFKKLALPNENYFIEYFSDVHRKLFNKIVDRTILNKVLICKH, translated from the coding sequence ATGATATATATGAATTTAAATAATTTTTTTAAGGGATTTTTATTAATATTAATTTCTTTTATACTTCATGGATGTAATAGTTTTACATTATTTAATCCTCGTGGTTTAATTGCTGCGCAGGAATCTTCATTAATATTAATAGCTTTTTTAATGATGTTACTTATTATTATTCCCGTTATTTTTATGACTATATATTTTTCAGTAAAATATCGTTCTAATAATAAAAATCAAATATATAAACCAAATTGGTGTGATTCTAGAACAATTGAAACTATAGTATGGATTGTTCCAATTTTAATCGTTTCTTTTTTAGGATTTTTAACTTGGAATTATAGTCATACATTAGATCCTAAAAAACCTATATATTCTAATTATCAACCCTTAACGATAGATGTAGTTGCATTAGATTGGAGATGGTTATTTATTTATCCAGAATATCATATAGCTACTATTAATGAAATCGCATTTCCCACAAATCGTCCAATAGTTTTTCATATTACTTCGCATTCTGTTATGAACTCTTTTTTTATTCCGTCTCTTGGTAGTCAAGTGTATGCTATGCCTGGTATGTTGACTACATTAAATTTAATTTCTAGTTCTCCGGGAAAATATCGAGGAATATCATCTAATTATAGCGGAAGAGGTTTTTCTAATATGAAATTTGTTGTTTCATCTTTACCAGATGTAAAAAGTTTTTTAAATTGGATTGAAAAAATTAAAAATTCACCTAATCAATTAAATACATTTGAATCCTTTAAAAAGTTAGCATTGCCGAATGAAAATTATTTTATAGAATATTTTTCTGACGTTCATAGAAAATTGTTTAATAAAATAGTTGATCGAACTATTTTAAATAAAGTTTTAATTTGCAAGCATTAA